The genomic window TCCCGGCGAGCGCCCAGCCCCAGCAGCCCGGTCCCGACGACGAGCACGGCGGCCAGCGGCAGCGGCAGCGCCGCCACCACGAGCCCGGCCGTGAGCGTGACCGCCGTCACCGCCCCGGTGAGCAGCGCCGCCCGGACCGCCGCGCGGGCGCCCAGCGCCATCGCCGCGGCCGCGGCGAGCAGCACGAGCGCCGGGCGCAGCGCGCCGGGCTGCAGCACCGCGGCGACCGTCGACGGCGCCGCGGCGGTGACCAGCCCCGGGCCCCACGCCGGCCAGGACGGCCCGTCCAGCAGCCGCGGGCCGGCCGCGACGAGCAGCGCGGCCGCCGCCGGCAGGCTCCACGCCTCGACCACCGTCGACCCGGCCAGCGCGGCCGCCGTCCAGCCCGCCGCGCCGAGCTCCGCCGCGCCGGTGCGCCAGGCGGCGGCCGCCTCGGGGGAGTCGTCCCGCCGCCGGGCCAGCAGCGCGCCCCAGCCGCAGGACAGCACGCCCTGGACGGCGAGGTGCAGCGCCAGCGGGGCCCACGCGGCGTCGACCGCGAGCACGACCAGGGCCGCGCCGGCGCAGACGGCACCGACCGTGCCGGTGGGACCGCGCAGGTCGGCCGCCATCCCGGGCCGGGCGGCCAGGGTGGCGGCGAACAGCCCGGTCAGCGCCGCGGCGGCCGCGCCGGGGGAGAGCAGTCCCGCGGGGACCGCCAGCAGCGCCGCCGCGGCGAGGCACCCGGCCGCCGACGGCACGGCGTCGGGCCGCTCGTCGCGCCGGACCGCGGCCACACCGGCCGCGGGCAGGGCCGTGAGGACCAGCAGCGCCACCAGCGCCGGCCAGCGGGCGGCGGCGACCAGCTGGGCGACCGCCAGGACCACGAGGACGATCCCGGCGGCGGAGGCGGCCGGCAGCAGGAGGCCCCGTCGCCAGCCGGTCAGCGTGGCCGAGGCCGTGCTCGCCAGCAGGACGCCGAGCCAGCCGGCGAGGGGCAGCGAGACGGGACCGCCGGTGGACAGCGCCGCACCGACCGCGCCCCCGCCACCGTCCCGGCGACCACGGGCACCAGCCGCGGCGGCCCGAGCAGCGAGCCGACCGCGCGGTCCAGCCGCACCAGCAGCAGTCCCGCCGCGGCGGCGACGGTCAACCCGGCCGACAGCCAGCGGGCCGGGCCCGCGGCGGTGGCGGCGGTCAGCAGCCCCGCGGCGACGCCGGCGACGAGCCACGGCACGGTGGTGAGCAGCGCGACGCGGGCCAGCGGGCGGCGCGCGCCGAGGGGGACCGCGAGCCCGGTCAGCGCGACGGTGAGCAGCAGGACGGTGCGCGGAACCCCGTCGGGCACCAGGGCCAGCGACCGCAGGGCCGCGACCTGCAGCGCGATCCACGCCGCCAGCGGCCAGCTCAGCGGGCAGGGGAGGAGGACCCGGAGGCTGAGCAGGACCCCGGCCACCACCAGCGCCGGCAGCGGACCGGCCCCGAGCGGGGCGTCCCCGACGGCCACGCCGGTCAGCGCGAGGGCGGCGGCCGCGGCCGCGCAGGCCTCCTCGGTGTCGCGCAGCCGTGCGCGCGCCGCCCACGCCGACGCGCACCCGGCGACGAGGGCGGCCAGGAGGACGCCGATCCGGGCGACGTCGCCGGCCAGCCGGGGCCCGGCCAGGGCGGCGGTGACCAGCAGCACGACGCCGACGGTCAGCAGCACCTGCGGCGGCCGGATCCGCGCGGGCAGCGGAGCCGGGTCGGGCGCGGGGCCGGCGGGCCGGCGTAGGGGAGCGGGGGCACCGGCGCGCTCGTCATCGCCGTCCCCCTCACCCGCCCGTCGGGCCCACGCTAGGGGCGGTCAGCGCATCTGCGCGACCCAGGCGACGGCCTCCCGCGCCTGCTGGCGGCGGCGCTCGTAGGTGGCGCCGACGACGAGCAGCAGCAGGCCGGCGGTGGCCAGCGTGACCCAGCGCGGGACCAGCGGGGCGTAGGGCGCCAGCCGGCCCAGCACGACCACCAGCAGCGCAGCGGCCCCGACGACGAAGGGCGCCTGCCGGTGGGTCAGCGTGCCGGCCACGGTGAGCGCCGCGGCCGCCGCGACCACGACCACCAGCCGTGCGGCCGTCGGCTCGACGACCACCACGAGGGCCGACGGCAGGAGGGCCACCGCCAGCCCGGGGCCCTCCGCCGCCCAGGACGCGGCGCCCGCGCGCAGTGCCGGGACGGCCAGCAGCAGCAGTCCCGCGGCCGCCGGGAGCGTGTAGACCTCCGGCGTGCGGATGTCGGCACCCGCCGCGGCGACCCACCCGGCCAGCACGAGGTCGGCCACCGCGAGGACCGCCACCGGCCGCCGTCGCGCGGTCAGGGCGTAACAGCCGGCGGCCGCGCCGACGACCGCGAGGTCGACGGCCACCTGGCCCCACGCAGCGGCGTCCGCGGCGACCCCGCCGGCGACGAGCCCGGCGAGCGTGCCGGGGACCGCCGCGGCGACCTCCTCCGGCGTCCCGGCGCGCAGCGCGGCCACCGCGAAGGCGGCCGCGCCGGTGAGCGCGAGCAGCAGCGCGGCCGGCGCCGGGTCGAGCAGCCGGCCCTCCAGCGCCACCAGCACCGCCAGCCCGGGCGCGCACACCGCCGCCGCGGTGGCGGCGGGACGCACGGCCGGGCGCAGCGCCGCGGCGAGGACGGCAGGCACGGCCGCGGCTCCGACCAGCAGCGCCAGCGGCCCCTCCCGTCCGGTGAGGTCGAGGACCGTGCCGCCCGCGCCGGCGAGGGCGGCGCCCACGGCCAGCACCGCGCACAGGGCGGGCCCGGCCACCCGGGGCGCCGCCGCCGCGGTCAGCAGCACCAGCCCCAGCCCGGCCGCCGCGACCGTGCCGGTGACGCCGAGCCCGGTCAGGGACCCGGCCAGGGCCAGGCCGGCGACGCCCGCCACGACGGCCGCGGCGGTGCGGCCCTCCGGCAGGCGGGGCGCCAGCCGCGGCTCGCGCAGCAGCACCGCCGCTCCGGCCGCCGCCGCGGCCAGGACGGCCGTCGCGCCCCAGCTGTCGACCGCTCCGCCGACCCAGGCCAGCGGCACGCCCAGCAGCACGCCGGCCGCCCCGGTCAGCCCGCCCAGCACCAGGGCCACCGGGTGCAGGAGCCGGCGCAGCACGAGCAGCACGAGGACGTCGAGCAGCGCGGTGCCCAGCAGCACCGCGACCCCGGCGGCGCCGTCGGCGAGGCCGGCCGGCAGCAGCAGCCAGCCGGCGGGTTGCGCGGCGAGCAGCGCGACCAGCGGCCAGGTGACGGTGCTGCGGGTGAGCCGCCCCAGCCCCAGCGCCGCACCGGCGGTGACCGCGCACGACAGTCCTGCCCACAGCCGGCCGGGGACGGTGTCGGCGCCCCACAGGCCGAGCGCGTGCGCGGCGGCGAGGTCGATCACCAGGAGCGCGGCCCCGGCGGCGGCGAGGGCCTCCTCGGTGGCGCGCAGGCCCCGGCGGGCGCTCCAGGCGGAGGTGGCGCAGGCAGCGGCGGTGACGGAGGCCATGACCGCGGCCTGGAAGGTCACGCCCAGCCGGGTCCACGCGACCGCCACGAAGGCGGCGGCCGCGGCGACGACGAGCAGCGCGCCCAGGCCCAGGAGCACCTGCTGGGGGCTGAGCCGCCGGCGCGGTGCCGGCGGGAGCGCGGGCCCGGCCGGAGGAGGCGGGAGGGCGGGGACCACGCGGGCTCCGGCGGCGGAGCCCACGCGGGAGCCGGAGGGGGGACGGGGACCGGCGCGGGACGGGGACCGGCGCGGGACCCCGGGCCGCGGCGCGCAGCGTGGCCACCAGGGCGTCGCGCTCCCGGGCGAACTCGTCGATCGTCGCCCCCATCCGGGCCACCACCGTGGCCGCCTGCGCCACCGCGGGCAGCCCGCAGGTGGCGCAGGAGGCGGGCGCCGGTACGGCCGGCGTCCCGCAGACGGGGCAGGGCAGCCCCCAGGTCGGCGTGCTCATGGGCGGGATCGTGACGTGCGGCCGCCGGGAGCGGAACCGGTCTCGTCCGGACTGGGGACGCAGGGGCTGCTGTGGACGTCACCCGGCAATCCGCTCCGGTTCCGGCCGGGGAGCGCCTACCCTGGGATCAGTGATCACGACGACCGGCCTCGAACTGCGCGCCGGCGCCCGCATCCTCCTCGGCGACGTCAGCCTGCGCGTGCAGCCGGGCGACCGCATCGGTCTGGTCGGGCGCAACGGCGCCGGCAAGACCACCACGCTCACCACGCTCGCCGGTGAGCGCCTGCCGCACGCCGGCAGGGTGGAGGTGACCGGCGAGATCGGCTACCTCCCGCAGGATCCGCGCAGCGGCGACCTGGACGTCTCCGCCAGCGACCGCGTGCTCTCCGGCCGCGGCCTCGACGTCCTCAGGGCCCAGCTGGTCAAGGCGCAGGTCGCCATGGCCGAGCCGGCCGACGACGCCGAGCGCGACCGCGCCGTGCGCCGGTACGGGCGGCTGGAGGACCAGTTCGCCGCACTCGGCGGGTACGCCGCGGAGAGCGACGCCGCCCGCATCTGCACGGCCCTCGGCCTGCCCGACCGGGTCATGGGCCAGCCGCTGCGGACGCTGTCGGGCGGCCAGCGGCGCCGGGTCGAGCTCGCCCGCATCCTGTTCTCCGACGCCGAGACGCTGCTGCTCGACGAGCCCACCAACCACCTCGACGCCGACTCGATCTCCTGGCTCAAGGGCTTCCTCGCCTCCCACAAGGGCGGCCTGGTCGTCATCAGCCACGACGTCGAGCTGCTCGACGCGGTCGTGAACAAGGTCTGGCACCTCGACGCCAACCGCGCCGTCGTCGACGTCTACAACCTCGGCTGGAAGCCCTACCTCCAGCAGCGGGAGACCGACGAGCGTCGCCGCCGGCAGGAGCGGGCCAACACCGAGCGCAAGATCGACGCGCTGACCTCCCAGGCCGACAAGATGCGCGCCAAGGCCACCAAGGCGAAGGCCGCGCAGAGCATGGACAAGCGCGCCGCGCGGCTGGCCGCCGGTCTGGAGGACGTGCGCGTGCAGGACCGGGTCGCCAAGCTGCGGTTCCCGACGCCGGCGCCGTGCGGGCGCACGCCGCTCACCGCCGAGGGCCTGTCCAAGAGCTACGGCTCGCTCGAGGTGTTCACCGACGTCGACCTCGCCGTCGACCGGGGTGCGCGGGTCGTCGTCCTGGGGCTCAACGGGGCCGGGAAGACGACGCTGCTGCGGATGCTGGCCGGCACCGAGGTCCCCGACACCGGCGAGGTGCAGCCGGGCCACGGGCTGCGGATCGGCTACTACGCGCAGGAGCACGAGACGCTCGACCACGACCGCTCGCTGCTGGAGAACATGCGGGCCGCCGCGCCGCAGAGCACCGACACCGAGCTGCGGCGGATCCTCGGCGCCTTCCTGTTCTCCGGCGACGCCGCCGACCAGCGCGCCGGCACGCTGTCCGGCGGTGAGAAGACGCGGCTGGCGATGGCCACGCTGGTCGTCTCCGGCGCCAACGTGCTGCTGCTCGACGAGCCGACCAACAACCTCGACCCGGCCAGCCGCGAGCAGGTCCTCGACGCGCTGCGCACCTACGCGGGCGCGATCGTGCTGGTCACCCACGACGAGGGCGCCGTCCGCGCGCTCGACCCGGACAAGGTGATCCTGCTGCCCGACGGCACCGAGGACGCCTGGAGCGAGGACCTCGCCGACCTCGTCGAGCTGGCGTAGCCCCTCGTCGGCCCGCCGGCCGGCACCGCAGGCGGGCACCGTCCCCGGCTGCGCCGTGCCGCTCCGCGCGACCCACCTGCGATCTTCCCGCTCGCGTGGCCGCGTCGCCCGGGCTGGGTGATCATCGACGCGGGAGGCCGTCGTCATGGGGACGGCGGCACCACGCGAGCCAGCACCCGGTGGGCCGGCGACCCGCGCCGGCGCCCAGGGCTGCGACGGAGGGGAGTCATGGCCGACTCGAGCACGGACCTCGGCAAGGGCAAGCGGATCACCGGAGGGGACCGCACGTCCCTCGCCGATGAGCTGAAGAAGCGCTACGACGGCGGGGAGAGCATCCGGTCGCTGGCCACCTCGACCAACCGCTCCTACGGGTTCGTGCACCGGCTCCTGTCGGAGTCCGGTGCCACCCTCCGCAGTCGTGGCGGGGCCAACCGGAACAGCAAGAAGAGCGCGTGACGGCGGTCGACACCGACGGCTGGGTCCGCACCGGCCGCGACGGCGCCGTCCTGACCGTCACGCTCGACCGTCCCGACCAGCTCAACGCCCAGACGCCGGCGACCTGGGCGGCGCTCAAGGCCGTCGGCGACTCGCTCGACGACGACGTCCGCGTGGTCGTGGTGCGCGGCAGCGGCCGCTCCTTCTCCGCGGGCCTGGACCGCACCCTGTTCAGCGCCGACCCCTCGACGGCGGGCGGCCTCGGCCAGCTCGGGTCGATGCCGGCGGAGCTGGCCCAGGAGCGCATCCGCGAGTACCAGGCCGGGTTCCGCTGGCTGCGCTCGCCGGGCATCGTGTCGGTGGCCGCGGTGCAGGGCCACGCGATCGGGGCCGGTGCGCAGCTGGCGCTGGCCTGCGACCTGCGGGTGATGACCGAGGACGCGTCCCTGCGGCTGCCCGAGGCCACGCTCGGGCTCGTCCCCGACCTCACCGGCACGAGCACCCTGGCGGAGCTGGTCGGCTACGGGCGGGCGATGGAGGTCTGCGTCACCGGCCGGCCGGTGACCGCGGCGGAGGCCCTGACGTGGGGCGTGGCCAACGCCGTCGTCCCGGCCGGGGAGCTCGACGGCGCGGTGGCCACGCTGGTCGCCGCGCTCACCGCTCCGCCGGTGGGCGCGGTCCGCGAGACCGCGGCGCTGGTCCGCTCCGCCGTCCGCAGCTCCCCGGAGGCGCAGGACGCCGCCGAGCGGGCCGCCCAGGCCCGGCGCCTGGCCGAGCTGGCGGGGCGCTGAGCCGACCGGAACAGCGGGGGACCGGTGGCTGTTCTCGTTGCCGCCGGTCCCCGTCTCCGGCTGAGGAGGTCACCGCATGAGCAGCCCCATGACCTCCATGGCGGCGATGCGTTCCTTCCGCCGCGACCCGTCGGTCACCTCGCGTGAGCTGCCGAAGGGCACGGTGCGCCGGATCCTCGGCGTCGCCCGGCCCTACCGGCGCGAGCTGACGGGGTTCCTGCTGCTGGTGGTGGCGTCCTCGGTCATCGGGGTCATCACGCCGCTGCTGGCCGGCGACATCATCAACCGGATCGCCCGCCTCGACGGCACCGCCGGCGGCATCGTCCGCATCGCGCTGCTGATCGCGGGCCTGGCCGTGGTCGACGCCGGCATCTCGGTGGCCACCCGCTGGTACTCCGCGCGCATCGGCGAGGGCGTCATCTACGACCTGCGCGCCCGCGTGTTCGAGCACGTCCAGCGGATGCCGGTCGCGTTCTTCACCCGCACGCAGACCGGCGCGCTGGTCAGCCGCCTGAACAACGACGTCGTCGGCGCGCAGCAGGCGTTCACCTCGACCCTGTCCGGCGTCGTCTCCAACGTCATCGGCCTGGTGCTCACCGCCGGCGTCATGTTCTCGCTGTCGTGGCAGATCACGCTGCTCTCGCTGGTGATGGTGCCGCTGTTCGTGCTGCCCGCCCGCCGCATCGGCAGGCGGCTGCAGGAGATCACCCGGGAGTCCTACGGCCTCAACGCGTCGATGAACGCGACGATGACCGAGCGGTTCAACGTGGCCGGCGCGCTCCTGGTCAAGCTGTTCGGCCGCCCTGCCGCGGAGGCCGAGAGCTTCCGCGGGCGCGCGGCGCGGGTGCGCGACATCGGCGTCCTGTCGGCCATGTACGGCCGCACCTTCTTCACCGCGCTCACGCTGGTGGCGGCGCTGGCCACCGCGCTGGTCTACGGCCTCGGCGGCTGGCTGGCCTTCGACGGGTCGCTGTCGCCGGGCGACGTCGTCGCGCTGGCGCTGCTGCTGTCGCGGCTGTACGGCCCGCTGACGGCGCTGTCCAACGTCCGGGTCGACGTCATGAGCGCCATGGTCAGCTTCGACCGCGTCTTCGAGGTGCTCGACCTGCCGCCGATGATCGCCGAGGCACCCGACGCGGTGCCGCTGCCCGCCGACGACCGGTCCGTCGAGTTCGACTCCGTGTCGTTCAGCTACCCGGCGGCCGCGGACGTGTCGCTGGCGTCGCTGGAGGACGTGTCGCTGCCCGAGCACGGCGGGCCGACGGCGGTGCTGCACGACGTGTCCTTCCGCGTCGAGCCCGGGCAGCTCGTCGCGCTCGTCGGGCACTCCGGTGCCGGCAAGTCGACGATCGTCAACCTCGTGCCGCGGCTCTACGACGTGACCTCGGGGGCCGTGCGGATCGGCGGCGTCGACGTCCGGCAGGCGACGCTGGCCTCGCTGCGCGACACGATCGGCGTCGTCAGCCAGGACGCCCACCTCTTCCACGACACCATCCGCGCGAACCTGCTCTACGCCCGGCCCGAGGCCACCGAGGAGCAGCTGTGGGCGGCGCTGACCGGCGCCCGGATCGCCGCGCTGGTCGCCTCGCTGCCCGACGGGCTGGACACCGTGGTGGGCGACCGCGGCTACCGGCTCTCCGGCGGGGAGAAGCAGCGGCTGGCCATCGCCCGGGTGCTGCTCAAGGCGCCGGGCGTCGTCATCCTCGACGAGGCGACCGCGCACCTCGACAGCGAGTCGGAGGTGGCCGTGCAGCACGCGCTGGACACCGCGCTGGCCGGGCGGACGTCGCTGGTGATCGCGCACCGGCTGTCGACCATCCGCAGCGCCGACCAGATCCTCGTCGTCGACGACGGTCGCATCGTGGAGTCGGGCACTCACGAGGAGTTGCTGGCGCTCGGACGGCGTTACGCCGACCTCTACCGGACCCAGTTCGCCGACGGCGAGCGTCGGACGGTCGGCGCGGCGTAGCAACTAGCGTTCCTCCTGCCCCAGCAGCACCAGGAGGAGCTCCGTGACGTCCGCGCACCCGTACGACGCCCAGATCCGCGCCCTCTACGCCGCCTTCGTCGACGGCTGGAACCGGCGCAGCGGCGCGGCGGTGGCCGCGGTGTTCGCTGACGACGGCGACATGGTCGGCTACGACGGGACGACGGTGAGCGGCCGGCTCTCGATCGCCTCGGACCTGCGGCGCGTGTTCGGCAGCCACCCGACGGCGACCTACGTGGCCGTGGTCCGGTCCGTGCGGGCGATCAGCGACGGCGTGGCCGTGCTGCACGCGCACGCCGGGATGATCCCGCCGGGGGAGGACGACATCGACCCGGGGCTGCACAGCATCCACACGCTGGTCGCCGTCGACGAGGGCGGCGGGCGGTGGAAGACCACGCTCTTCCAGGCGACGCCGGCCGCGTGGCTCGGCCGCCGCGACGCCCGCGACGCCCTCACCCAGGAGCTGCGCGGGCTGCTGACCGCTCCCCGGTGAGCGTGCTGGTCGGTGCCGCGGAGCTGCGGGCGGCGGCTCCCCGGCCGGTGCTGCTCGACGTCCGCTGGGCGCTGGGCGACCCGCACGGGCGGGAGCGGTACCGGGCCGGGCACCTGCCGGGCGCGGTGTTCGCCGACCTGGAGACCGACCTGGCCGCGCCGCCGTCGTCCGCCCAGGGCCGGCACCCGCTGCCGCCGGTGCGGGCGCTGCAGGACGCGGCCCGGCGGTGGGGGATCCGGGCCGGGGACGCGGTGGTCGCCTACGACGCCACCGGCGGGCTGGCCGCCGCGCGGGCGTGGTGGCTGCTGCGCTGGGGCGGGCTGACCGACGTGCGGCTGCTCGACGGCGGGCTGGACGCCTGGGTCGCCGCCGGCGGGGAGCTCGAGACCGGCGAGGTCGTCCCGGAGCCCGGGGATGTCGTGCTGACCGGCGGCGGGATGCCCACGCTCACCGCCGACGAGGCGGCGGCGCTGCCCGCGCGGGGTGGCGTGCTGCTCGACGCGCGGGCCGGCGAGCGCTACCGCGGCGAGGTCGAGCCGGTCGACCCGCGCGCCGGCCACGTGCCCGGCGCGGTCAGCGCGCCGACGACGGAGAACCTGGCCGCCGGCGGGACGTTCCGCCGCGACCTCGCCGACCGGTTCGCCGCGCTCGGGGTGCGGCCCGGGACGGCGGTCGGCGTCTACTGCGGCTCCGGCGTCACCGCCGCGCACGAGGTGGCCGCGCTCGCGCAGGCCGGGATCGACGCGGCGCTGTGGCCGGGGTCGTGGTCGCAGTGGTCGGCCGACCCGTCCCGCCCGGTGGCCACCGGGCCCGGCTGAGCGCTGTCCGCGGTTCGCGCGCGGGAGGTCCCGGTGCCTAGCCTGCCCCCGTGGCGACGTGGGACGAGGTGCGGGCGGCGTGCGCGCCGGTGCTGGCCGACCTCGAGCGCACGCA from Geodermatophilus normandii includes these protein-coding regions:
- a CDS encoding enoyl-CoA hydratase/isomerase family protein, whose product is MTAVDTDGWVRTGRDGAVLTVTLDRPDQLNAQTPATWAALKAVGDSLDDDVRVVVVRGSGRSFSAGLDRTLFSADPSTAGGLGQLGSMPAELAQERIREYQAGFRWLRSPGIVSVAAVQGHAIGAGAQLALACDLRVMTEDASLRLPEATLGLVPDLTGTSTLAELVGYGRAMEVCVTGRPVTAAEALTWGVANAVVPAGELDGAVATLVAALTAPPVGAVRETAALVRSAVRSSPEAQDAAERAAQARRLAELAGR
- a CDS encoding ABC transporter ATP-binding protein; its protein translation is MSSPMTSMAAMRSFRRDPSVTSRELPKGTVRRILGVARPYRRELTGFLLLVVASSVIGVITPLLAGDIINRIARLDGTAGGIVRIALLIAGLAVVDAGISVATRWYSARIGEGVIYDLRARVFEHVQRMPVAFFTRTQTGALVSRLNNDVVGAQQAFTSTLSGVVSNVIGLVLTAGVMFSLSWQITLLSLVMVPLFVLPARRIGRRLQEITRESYGLNASMNATMTERFNVAGALLVKLFGRPAAEAESFRGRAARVRDIGVLSAMYGRTFFTALTLVAALATALVYGLGGWLAFDGSLSPGDVVALALLLSRLYGPLTALSNVRVDVMSAMVSFDRVFEVLDLPPMIAEAPDAVPLPADDRSVEFDSVSFSYPAAADVSLASLEDVSLPEHGGPTAVLHDVSFRVEPGQLVALVGHSGAGKSTIVNLVPRLYDVTSGAVRIGGVDVRQATLASLRDTIGVVSQDAHLFHDTIRANLLYARPEATEEQLWAALTGARIAALVASLPDGLDTVVGDRGYRLSGGEKQRLAIARVLLKAPGVVILDEATAHLDSESEVAVQHALDTALAGRTSLVIAHRLSTIRSADQILVVDDGRIVESGTHEELLALGRRYADLYRTQFADGERRTVGAA
- a CDS encoding sulfurtransferase; the encoded protein is MSVLVGAAELRAAAPRPVLLDVRWALGDPHGRERYRAGHLPGAVFADLETDLAAPPSSAQGRHPLPPVRALQDAARRWGIRAGDAVVAYDATGGLAAARAWWLLRWGGLTDVRLLDGGLDAWVAAGGELETGEVVPEPGDVVLTGGGMPTLTADEAAALPARGGVLLDARAGERYRGEVEPVDPRAGHVPGAVSAPTTENLAAGGTFRRDLADRFAALGVRPGTAVGVYCGSGVTAAHEVAALAQAGIDAALWPGSWSQWSADPSRPVATGPG
- a CDS encoding SgcJ/EcaC family oxidoreductase, which gives rise to MTSAHPYDAQIRALYAAFVDGWNRRSGAAVAAVFADDGDMVGYDGTTVSGRLSIASDLRRVFGSHPTATYVAVVRSVRAISDGVAVLHAHAGMIPPGEDDIDPGLHSIHTLVAVDEGGGRWKTTLFQATPAAWLGRRDARDALTQELRGLLTAPR
- a CDS encoding helix-turn-helix domain-containing protein, with translation MADSSTDLGKGKRITGGDRTSLADELKKRYDGGESIRSLATSTNRSYGFVHRLLSESGATLRSRGGANRNSKKSA
- a CDS encoding ABC-F family ATP-binding cassette domain-containing protein yields the protein MITTTGLELRAGARILLGDVSLRVQPGDRIGLVGRNGAGKTTTLTTLAGERLPHAGRVEVTGEIGYLPQDPRSGDLDVSASDRVLSGRGLDVLRAQLVKAQVAMAEPADDAERDRAVRRYGRLEDQFAALGGYAAESDAARICTALGLPDRVMGQPLRTLSGGQRRRVELARILFSDAETLLLDEPTNHLDADSISWLKGFLASHKGGLVVISHDVELLDAVVNKVWHLDANRAVVDVYNLGWKPYLQQRETDERRRRQERANTERKIDALTSQADKMRAKATKAKAAQSMDKRAARLAAGLEDVRVQDRVAKLRFPTPAPCGRTPLTAEGLSKSYGSLEVFTDVDLAVDRGARVVVLGLNGAGKTTLLRMLAGTEVPDTGEVQPGHGLRIGYYAQEHETLDHDRSLLENMRAAAPQSTDTELRRILGAFLFSGDAADQRAGTLSGGEKTRLAMATLVVSGANVLLLDEPTNNLDPASREQVLDALRTYAGAIVLVTHDEGAVRALDPDKVILLPDGTEDAWSEDLADLVELA
- a CDS encoding SCO7613 C-terminal domain-containing membrane protein, whose protein sequence is MVPALPPPPAGPALPPAPRRRLSPQQVLLGLGALLVVAAAAAFVAVAWTRLGVTFQAAVMASVTAAACATSAWSARRGLRATEEALAAAGAALLVIDLAAAHALGLWGADTVPGRLWAGLSCAVTAGAALGLGRLTRSTVTWPLVALLAAQPAGWLLLPAGLADGAAGVAVLLGTALLDVLVLLVLRRLLHPVALVLGGLTGAAGVLLGVPLAWVGGAVDSWGATAVLAAAAAGAAVLLREPRLAPRLPEGRTAAAVVAGVAGLALAGSLTGLGVTGTVAAAGLGLVLLTAAAAPRVAGPALCAVLAVGAALAGAGGTVLDLTGREGPLALLVGAAAVPAVLAAALRPAVRPAATAAAVCAPGLAVLVALEGRLLDPAPAALLLALTGAAAFAVAALRAGTPEEVAAAVPGTLAGLVAGGVAADAAAWGQVAVDLAVVGAAAGCYALTARRRPVAVLAVADLVLAGWVAAAGADIRTPEVYTLPAAAGLLLLAVPALRAGAASWAAEGPGLAVALLPSALVVVVEPTAARLVVVVAAAAALTVAGTLTHRQAPFVVGAAALLVVVLGRLAPYAPLVPRWVTLATAGLLLLVVGATYERRRQQAREAVAWVAQMR
- a CDS encoding SCO7613 C-terminal domain-containing membrane protein, producing MVLAVAQLVAAARWPALVALLVLTALPAAGVAAVRRDERPDAVPSAAGCLAAAALLAVPAGLLSPGAAAAALTGLFAATLAARPGMAADLRGPTGTVGAVCAGAALVVLAVDAAWAPLALHLAVQGVLSCGWGALLARRRDDSPEAAAAWRTGAAELGAAGWTAAALAGSTVVEAWSLPAAAALLVAAGPRLLDGPSWPAWGPGLVTAAAPSTVAAVLQPGALRPALVLLAAAAAMALGARAAVRAALLTGAVTAVTLTAGLVVAALPLPLAAVLVVGTGLLGLGARRELRPVAGFGERLAEMR